In Magnolia sinica isolate HGM2019 chromosome 12, MsV1, whole genome shotgun sequence, a single genomic region encodes these proteins:
- the LOC131220033 gene encoding uncharacterized protein LOC131220033: protein MCCKFQYKVLKSNKLIYMIGCIAKNCTWRMHASKLHSTGMFKIKTYNSKHTCTMSFEVIRQSETTIADDRTDIGTSKRKGRDHHQATSLISSEFGIGRMNSGLTCMAKEIQYRMSEMYGVEISYKKAWKGKEIATKQVLGSYEGSCNELPTYLHELKKANLGTVTELQVNKGTNSFERCFIVLGQCIISLILHVRRVLCVNAAHLTGRYKGVLFMATTLDGNNHIFPVMCGIRESENNSSWRWFLGILSKSIENLPRLMIVLDRHKGLVSEVPNMFPHAIHGYYAHHILGNMKKACLDDSMREYFWGTVKTYQTSTFWEMMRCIQMLNPTAYQFLNGIEKERWATAFFPGMRYNIVTTNIVESMNALFVDA, encoded by the coding sequence ATGTGCTGTAAGTTCCAGTACAAGGTCTTGAAGTCTAACAAGCTGATATATATGATTGGCTGCATTGCAAAAAATTGTACTTGGAGGATGCATGCTTCAAAACTTCATAGCACAGGGATGTTCAAGATCAAGACATACAACTCGAAGCATACCTGTACCATGTCATTTGAGGTGATACGCCAATCTGAGACCACGATCGCGGATGACCGTACTGATATAGGGACCTCGAAGAGGAAGGGGAGAGATCATCACCAAGCCACCAGTTTGATAAGTAGTGAATTTGGCATCGGTCGTATGAACTCAGGGCTGACCTGCATGGCAAAGGAAATTCAATATCGTATGAGTGAGATGTACGGTGTTGAGATCAGTTACAAGAAAGCGTGGAAGGGTAAAGAGATAGCAACCAAACAAgtcttgggatcctacgagggtTCTTGTAATGAGCTCCCGACGTATCTTCACGAGTTGAAAAAGGCTAATTTAGGGACTGTGACGGAGTTGCAGGTGAACAAGGGGACAAATAGTTTTGAACGATGCTTTATTGTGCTTGGGCAGTGCATTATAAGCCTAATTTTACATGTTCGGAGGGTGTTGTGTGTTAATGCCGCACATTTGACAGGAAGGTACAAGGGTGTTCTCTTCATGGCTACTACATTGGATGGAAATAATCACATCTTCCCTGTGATGTGTGGGATCAGAGAATCTGAAAACAATAGTAGCTGGAGGTGGTTCCTTGGGATTTTATCCAAGTCAATCGAGAATCTTCCAAGACTAATGATAGTGTTAGATCGTCACAAAGGATTGGTTAGTGAAGTCCCTAACATGTTCCCACATGCGATCCATGGATATTATGCTCATCACATACTTGGAAACATGAAGAAAGCATGTTTGGATGATTCTATGAGGGAATACTTTTGGGGTACTGTTAAGACATACCAGACATCAACGTTTTGGGAGATGATGCGATGCATTCAAATGTTGAATCCCACGGCGTATCAGTTCCTCAATGGtatagaaaaagaaagatgggCGACCGCTTTCTTTCCTGGCATGCGGTATAATATCGTCACCACCAACATCGTGGAAAGCATGAATGCATTATTCGTAGATGCATGA